From one Lysinibacillus sp. G4S2 genomic stretch:
- a CDS encoding TetR family transcriptional regulator has protein sequence MNINNNTNNQKKLSFIEAARQTQIVECAIETIASVGFAQASLAQIAKRAGISTGVISYHFKSKEALIRQVIEKVYTSGESYMRPLVQSATSARDMLSVYIESNIAFMSAHKTYMLALLEIWSGIRPKEGKESFVYSLQEAAIHDLEKIFQFGQMNGEFRAFSPRVMAVTIRQAIDGVPPQIRMNPELDLDAYAKELITLFKLATDKNVTL, from the coding sequence ATGAATATAAATAATAATACAAACAATCAAAAAAAACTTAGTTTTATTGAAGCTGCCAGACAAACGCAAATTGTAGAGTGCGCAATCGAGACGATCGCCAGTGTGGGATTTGCACAAGCATCCTTAGCCCAAATTGCCAAACGTGCAGGGATTAGTACGGGCGTGATATCCTACCATTTCAAAAGTAAAGAAGCGTTAATCCGGCAGGTCATTGAAAAGGTGTACACTTCTGGTGAATCTTATATGCGCCCGCTTGTACAATCTGCCACAAGTGCAAGGGATATGTTAAGCGTATATATCGAAAGCAACATTGCCTTTATGTCTGCACATAAAACGTATATGCTCGCTCTATTAGAAATTTGGTCTGGCATCCGGCCTAAAGAAGGAAAGGAGTCATTTGTTTATAGTCTTCAAGAGGCAGCCATTCACGACTTAGAGAAGATTTTCCAATTTGGGCAAATGAACGGAGAATTCCGAGCATTTTCTCCCAGAGTTATGGCGGTAACAATTAGGCAGGCGATTGATGGAGTGCCTCCGCAAATTAGAATGAATCCCGAGCTTGATCTTGATGCTTATGCAAAAGAATTGATCACTTTGTTTAAATTGGCTACCGATAAGAACGTAACGTTGTGA
- a CDS encoding ABC transporter ATP-binding protein, whose product MTEWDSALQLHGLCKQFGKQTAVNSVNLTVPCGSFFGLVGPNGAGKTTLLSMAVGLLRPDRGASRIFGADVWSNPLHAKTLVGVLPDGMSLPERLTGRELLTYMGLLRGLDAKTVAERTEELLAILDFCDDERTLVINYSTGMRKKIGLATALLHSPKLLVLDEPFEAVDPISALTIRTILQQFVASGGSVILSSHVMALVEQLCDHVAVIAKGRVAASGPLDLVRNGKSLEEAFVHLVGKRPEEGKTLSWLM is encoded by the coding sequence ATGACAGAATGGGATTCAGCCCTTCAGCTACACGGGCTGTGCAAACAATTTGGGAAACAAACCGCAGTTAACAGTGTCAACCTGACTGTGCCTTGCGGTTCATTTTTCGGTTTGGTAGGTCCGAACGGTGCAGGAAAAACGACTCTATTATCTATGGCTGTAGGCCTGCTACGCCCAGACCGTGGAGCGTCGAGAATATTTGGTGCTGATGTTTGGTCAAATCCTTTACATGCTAAGACGTTAGTCGGGGTTCTGCCGGATGGCATGTCATTGCCAGAAAGATTAACCGGGCGTGAACTTTTGACTTATATGGGATTACTGCGTGGACTTGATGCGAAGACGGTTGCCGAGCGTACAGAAGAATTACTTGCGATCTTGGATTTCTGTGACGATGAGCGTACGCTTGTTATCAACTATTCCACTGGAATGAGAAAGAAGATTGGTCTTGCCACGGCCCTTCTACATTCCCCAAAGCTTCTTGTGCTTGACGAACCGTTCGAGGCGGTTGATCCTATTTCTGCATTAACAATTAGAACCATCTTGCAGCAATTTGTTGCCAGTGGTGGTTCTGTCATCTTATCGAGCCATGTCATGGCGTTGGTCGAGCAGTTGTGTGATCATGTTGCTGTTATTGCGAAGGGGAGAGTGGCTGCTTCAGGGCCATTGGATCTGGTGCGTAATGGTAAAAGTCTAGAAGAGGCTTTCGTTCACTTAGTTGGGAAGCGTCCTGAAGAAGGAAAGACACTATCATGGTTAATGTAA